From Solanum lycopersicum chromosome 8, SLM_r2.1, the proteins below share one genomic window:
- the LOC112940041 gene encoding IQ domain-containing protein IQM1-like, whose amino-acid sequence MFRALLSQNEREAYEIVVEDGKLVHKQSGMPLNTTERSKWIFVLSTSRVLYVGKKKKGVFQHSNFLSGGATTAAGRLIVYDEILESHFALHAICPYISHYLPTEDNFKKFINFLEEHHVDLANVKVMILAMQILTFQCSANFAPVLLMLIGKSLTFYLQNCAIDNDRLLLESNKDMEKTLSQNCDTDKAKDDGMVSDVLTITAHEEKFTHTSKNKTEEPVFDLTKRLSYKWISGVASCIGCVRDYSIDLQSQALETVNLSPRVHLSQPKNYYQIPSQRPSPKILVSPRLAYMGLPSPRVSVTTS is encoded by the exons atgtttcgtgcattattATCACAGAACGAAAGGGAAGCCTACGAAATAGTTGTGGAGGATGGCAAATTGGTGCATAAGCAAAGCGGGATGCCCCTGAATACAACAGAACGATCGAAGTGGATTTTCGTTCTTAGTACTTCAAGAGTTCTTTATgttggaaagaaaaagaagggtGTTTTCCAACACTCTAATTTCCTATCTGGTGGTGCTACTACAGCAGCTGGTAGATTGATTGTTTATGATGAAATTCTTGAG TCTCATTTTGCACTGCATGCAATTTGTCCATACATCAGTCACTATCTTCCAACAGAAGataatttcaagaaattcaTCAATTTCCTTGAGGAACACCATGTAGATTTGGCTAACGTTAAGGTAATGATACTAGCAATGCAAATATTAACGTTCCAATGTAGTGCAAATTTTGCACCAGTACTACTGATGCTAATAGGCAAATCATTAACTTTTTACCTACAAAATTGTGCAATAGACAATGATAGACTTTTATTGGAGTCTAACAAAGACATGGAGAAAACCTTATCACAAAATTGTGATACAGATAAAGCTAAGGACGATGGTATGGTCAGTGATGTGTTGACAATAACTGCTCATGAAGAAAAATTTACACATACCAGCAAAAACAAGACAGAAGAACCAGTTTTTGACTTGACCAAACGTTTGTCTTACAAGTGGATAAGTGGTGTTGCTTCCTGTATTGGTTGTGTTAGAGACTATTCAATTGATCTTCAATCTCAGGCCCTTGAAACAGTCAATCTATCTCCAAGAGTTCACTTGTCTCAGCCAAAGAACTATTATCAAATACCTTCACAACGTCCGAGCCCAAAAATCCTTGTATCGCCTAGGCTTGCATACATGGGACTTCCAAGCCCAAGAGTTTCTGTTACTACCTCGTGA